Part of the Pseudomonas sp. P8_241 genome is shown below.
CGAAGTTCGCGCCGAGATAGTACGTTTGCTACCGGCCAAGACCGCCGACCGACAGGGCTGGGCCACGGATATTTATGCGGCATTTGCCGCGCAAGACCTCTACCCGAGCACTCAGAACCTGTGTTCTGTACTGGCCGTGACCGAGCAGGAATCAACCTTTCAGGTGGACCCGACGGTACCCGGCCTGGGCAAGATTGCCCGTGATGAAATCGATCGCCGTGCCGCTACCGCGCACATCCCCGGATTGCTGGTCAGTGGTGCGTTGCGGCTCAAATCGCCCAGCGGCAAAACCTACAGCGATCGCCTCAATGCTGCGCGCAGTGAAAAGGAGTTGAGCGGGATTTTCGATGACTTCATCGGCATGGTGCCCATGGGCAAAACCCTGTTTGGCGGCTTCAATCCGGTGCATACCGGCGGACCGATGCAGGTCAGCATCGATTTCGCCGAGCAGCATGCCAAGGGCTATCCGTATCCGGTAAAGGGCTCGATCCGTCGTGAAGTGTTCACGCGGCGCGGGGGCATGTATTTCGGCATCGCCCATTTGCTGGGTTACCCGGTGAGTTATCAACAGCCGCTGTATCGCTTCGCCGATTTCAACGCCGGTTGGTACGCCAGCCGCAATGCGGCCTTTCAGAACGCGGTAAGCCGGGCTTCGGGAATCCCGCTGGCGCTGGACGGCGACCTGGTGCGCTACGATTCGATCATGCCCGGCACTACGGAGTTGGCCGTGCGCAGCCTCGGCAAGCGCCTGGATATGCGCAACCCGACAATTCGCGATCAACTGGAGAAGGGTAATAGCCTGGCGTTCGAGGACACTACGTTGTACCGGAGGGTTTTCGAACTGGCCGAACAGGCAGAGGGGCGGTCGCTGCCGCGTGCGGTGTTGCCGGGCATCGTGCTGCAAAGTCCGAAAATCACCCGCAAACTCACCACGGCGTGGTTCGCCAAACGGGTCGATGAGCGTTATCAGCGTTGTATGGCGCGGGCCGGGAAGTAATCCCATGGGGCAGGAGCGAGCTTGCTCGAGATGGACGTTAACGATAACGCGTGTTTACTGGTTAAACGCGTCGTGCATGAGTCCATCGCGAGCAGGCTCGCTCCTACAAAAGCGGCGGGGTGAGGCGGGGTTGTCGAGGCTATCGGTAGAACCATTCATTCAGGCAGCGCGGTTTTCGATCAGGCGATCGGAGGCACCTTCGGCGACACGGTTTTCGATCAGCTTGTCGGAGCCGTCAGCAGCGACACGGTTTTCGATCAGCTTGTCGGAGCCGTCAGCGGCGACGCGGTTTTCGATCAGCTTGTCAGAGCCATCAGCCGCCACACGATTCTCGATCAGGCGATCCGAATCACCCTCGGCCACGCGGCTTTCAATCAGACGATCCGAGCCGCCTTCAGCGACAACCGGGTGAGCAGAGGTAGCAGCGAAAGCGTTGACTGCAAAAACCGAGAAAGCGATGCCGAGAAGGATTTGGCGTTTCATGAGTGTGTGCTCCGGGGTGCTTACGGGTGGGTATGGACCCGATGTTACGCCGCGGATTTTTTATGAGAACTTCATTGACGTGATGGTGAACATCGATGGCAATGATGAGCGTTGTGCAATACCTCCTGTGGGTTTGATGGTGCGGTCGTCGGATGGCCACGGCGAGGCAGGTGGCGGCTTCTACACTGGATAGCTGGCGCTTATGCCCATGCGATTGTCATGACGGCGGATTTGATTGGGGCACCGGGTGCTTGTGATCTGCTAGGAGATGTTTATGTACCAACTCTACGGCCATCAGAATTCCGGTGCGGCGGCGATTGAGGCCGCACTGGAGCTTTGTGAGATTCCTTACCGTTTTATTGATGTCGAGGCCTCAACGGAAGCCGCTCAGGCGCTCGAGAAGCTCAATCCGCTTAAACAGATTCCGACATTGCAGCGGCCCGACGGCGGTGTCCTGACCGAGAGCGCGGCGATCCTGATTCACCTCGGGCTTACGTTTCCCTCATCGGGGTTGTTGCCGGACGATCCCGCAGAGCGCGACCAGGCAATCCGGGGCATGACGTATATCGTCGCCAATTGCTATGCCGCCATCGGCATCATCGATTACCCAGAGCGCTGGCTGGCCGAGGCCGATGAGTCGTCGAGGCACAATCTCATGGCCGGCACGCGTCGACGTTTGCACTGGAGTTGGGAGGTGTTTGCCGATCAGTTTTCGGGGGATTTGTATCTGGGCGGTGAAACGCCTGGTGCGCTGGATGTGCTGGCGGCGGTGATATCGCGGTGGGCGGGTAGCCGGGAGCATTTGCGCAATGCCCGGCCCGGGTTCTTTGCCTGGCTGGAGCGGATTGACCGTCACCCGGTGCTGGCGCCGGTGTTTGCGCGGCATTGGCCCGCCTGAGAACTCCGTCGAGCCCTGCAGGAGCTGGCAAGCCAGCTCCTGCAGGGCTCGCATTAGTCGCCGCGAATGTACTGCTCCAACTGGCGGATCAGTTCAGCCTGCTCGGCGATGGCTTCCTTGACGAGGTCGCCGATGGAAAGCAGGCCGATCAACTTGCCATCCTCAACCACAGGCAAGTGACGCAGGCGCTTGTCGGACATGATGCCCAGGCACGTGTCGACGGTTTGGTGGGTGTCCACGGTAATCACCGGCGACACCATGATGTCGCGCACCGGAGTGCCCACCGAAGAGCGTCCATGCAGTACCAGTTTGCGCGCATAATCCCGCTCGCTGATGATGCCGAGCACTTCATCATTGTCCACCACCAGCAAGGCGCCGACGTTCTTTTCGGCCATCTTCATCAGCGCTTCCAGCACCATGTGATCGGGCTTGATCTGGTGCACTTCCTGATTCTTCTGATCTTTGAGCTTGAGCAGTTGGGCGACGGTTTTCATGGTGGTTACTCGGGTGTTGTCGTTGTTCCTGAAGGATCATAGACCCAAGCGCTGAGGGCAAGGGCGAAAGCGGCAGATAACACGCAAAAAACGCCATTTGGCGGTTTTTCTTCTGCAATCCTCGAAAAGATCGCAGCCTTCGGCAGCTCCTACGGGAGATCACATAATCGCGCAGGAGCTGCCGAAGGCTGCGATCTTTTCCCGGCCGGCGGCTAAGTCTGGGTGATCACGGGTAGAATCATCACCTTGAATCAAATCTGAGGTTTGCAGTGGTGGATTTAGCGCAGGGATTCGTCCTGACCCGGCATTGGCGCGACACCCCGGCCGGCACGGAAGTCGAGTTCTGGCTGGCGACCGACAGCGGGCCCCGGCGCATCCGCCTGCCTCATCAACCGTCGGTGGCGTTCATACCCGCCGAGCAGCGAGCGCAAGCCGAAGCGCTGCTGCACGACGAGAAAAACGTCGAGCTCAAACCCTTGGCGTTGCAGGATTTCGAGCACCGTCCGGTCCTGGGGCTGTATTGCCAGCAGCACGGTCAGTTGATGCGCCTGGAAACCGCGCTGCGCAAGGCTGGCGTTGAGGTGTACGAGGCCGACGTGCGGCCGCCGGAGCGTTACATGATGGAGCGCTTCATCACCGCGCCGGTACGGTTTCATGGCTCGCCGGGTGACGATGGCCTGCTGCTCGACGCCCAAATGAA
Proteins encoded:
- a CDS encoding DUF1615 domain-containing protein — translated: MQAIRLISGVVALLLLAGCASQRSQEPAPRNPDEVRAEIVRLLPAKTADRQGWATDIYAAFAAQDLYPSTQNLCSVLAVTEQESTFQVDPTVPGLGKIARDEIDRRAATAHIPGLLVSGALRLKSPSGKTYSDRLNAARSEKELSGIFDDFIGMVPMGKTLFGGFNPVHTGGPMQVSIDFAEQHAKGYPYPVKGSIRREVFTRRGGMYFGIAHLLGYPVSYQQPLYRFADFNAGWYASRNAAFQNAVSRASGIPLALDGDLVRYDSIMPGTTELAVRSLGKRLDMRNPTIRDQLEKGNSLAFEDTTLYRRVFELAEQAEGRSLPRAVLPGIVLQSPKITRKLTTAWFAKRVDERYQRCMARAGK
- a CDS encoding glutathione S-transferase produces the protein MYQLYGHQNSGAAAIEAALELCEIPYRFIDVEASTEAAQALEKLNPLKQIPTLQRPDGGVLTESAAILIHLGLTFPSSGLLPDDPAERDQAIRGMTYIVANCYAAIGIIDYPERWLAEADESSRHNLMAGTRRRLHWSWEVFADQFSGDLYLGGETPGALDVLAAVISRWAGSREHLRNARPGFFAWLERIDRHPVLAPVFARHWPA
- a CDS encoding CBS domain-containing protein codes for the protein MKTVAQLLKLKDQKNQEVHQIKPDHMVLEALMKMAEKNVGALLVVDNDEVLGIISERDYARKLVLHGRSSVGTPVRDIMVSPVITVDTHQTVDTCLGIMSDKRLRHLPVVEDGKLIGLLSIGDLVKEAIAEQAELIRQLEQYIRGD